One window from the genome of Variovorax sp. PAMC26660 encodes:
- a CDS encoding LysR family transcriptional regulator, translated as MTNGLTDASLMLHVRPRQLLLLARLDTHRHLGRAAEAMNISQPAATKLLQQLEDSLGEKLFERLARGMEPTPYGEILIRYARRVLSDFGSAREEMLALRSGLSGALRVGSVPGAVPELLVPALVEYHRRHPQVAVSVVVETSDVIQSQLERGDVDLVLGRLTDGHDESKYASVPLLGESQVIVVRTAHPVFERATVTLADMANWSWVLQPPGSPQRGRFEAAMREAGIQARLDIIETASPIATTALLENSDMAAVMPASQANHYARLGVLRTVPLELPVRVPPICLVTREDRVLSPAAAQFRRQLLGAA; from the coding sequence ATGACAAACGGCCTGACCGATGCCTCGCTGATGCTCCATGTCCGGCCGCGTCAACTGCTGTTGCTGGCCCGGCTCGACACCCACCGGCACCTCGGCCGCGCGGCCGAAGCCATGAACATCAGCCAGCCTGCGGCCACCAAGCTGCTGCAGCAACTGGAGGATTCGCTGGGCGAAAAGCTGTTCGAGCGCCTGGCGCGCGGCATGGAGCCCACGCCCTACGGCGAGATCCTGATCCGCTATGCCCGCCGCGTGCTCAGCGACTTCGGCTCTGCCCGCGAGGAAATGCTCGCGCTGCGCTCGGGCCTGAGCGGCGCCCTGCGCGTGGGCAGCGTGCCCGGCGCCGTGCCCGAGCTGCTGGTGCCAGCACTTGTCGAGTACCACCGGCGCCATCCGCAGGTGGCGGTGTCGGTGGTGGTCGAAACCAGCGACGTGATCCAGTCGCAACTGGAGCGGGGCGACGTGGACCTCGTGCTGGGCCGGCTCACCGACGGCCATGACGAATCGAAATACGCCAGCGTGCCGCTGCTGGGCGAATCGCAGGTGATCGTGGTGCGCACGGCCCACCCGGTGTTCGAGCGCGCGACCGTCACGCTGGCCGACATGGCGAACTGGTCGTGGGTGCTGCAGCCGCCGGGCTCGCCGCAGCGCGGGCGCTTCGAGGCGGCGATGCGCGAAGCGGGCATTCAGGCGCGCCTGGACATCATCGAAACGGCATCGCCCATCGCCACCACCGCGTTGCTCGAAAACTCCGACATGGCGGCCGTGATGCCTGCCTCGCAGGCCAATCACTACGCCCGGCTGGGCGTGCTGCGCACCGTGCCGCTGGAGTTGCCGGTGCGGGTGCCGCCGATCTGCCTCGTCACCCGCGAAGACCGGGTGCTGTCGCCGGCGGCGGCGCAGTTCCGGCGCCAACTGCTGGGCGCCGCCTGA